From Providencia sp. R33, a single genomic window includes:
- a CDS encoding fimbrial biogenesis chaperone, with product MQLPSFSATRLIPIFLLFTGLSQSFAAGVGINTTRIIVNQGSQAASVTLRNNTDEETYLVQSYLSADNTESTASAPFDALPPMIKMAPNSQQEVRLVKKSGLTTRLPTDRESVFYFHARAIPNNAHNVINPNEENHGTVKIALENVIKVFYRPKGLTSTPMQAQAGLLFEVAPGGVTVTNPSPYHVTLAGLTMGMQPITIRQQEAMLAPFSERTYPTTVKNGAIAWTTINDLGGYDVHQVPR from the coding sequence ATGCAGCTCCCTTCATTTTCCGCAACCCGTTTAATCCCTATATTCTTGCTCTTCACGGGGCTTTCTCAATCGTTTGCTGCGGGGGTGGGGATTAATACCACTCGAATTATTGTTAACCAAGGTAGCCAAGCCGCATCGGTGACGTTACGTAACAATACTGATGAAGAGACGTACTTAGTACAATCATATCTCAGTGCGGATAATACTGAATCGACAGCCTCTGCACCGTTTGATGCATTACCGCCAATGATAAAGATGGCTCCCAATAGTCAGCAAGAAGTACGATTAGTCAAGAAGTCAGGATTGACAACGCGTCTCCCAACAGACCGGGAGTCCGTTTTTTATTTTCATGCCCGAGCTATTCCGAATAACGCACATAACGTGATAAATCCAAACGAAGAAAACCACGGCACGGTTAAAATTGCGTTAGAAAATGTGATTAAAGTGTTTTATCGCCCTAAAGGGCTAACCTCTACGCCGATGCAAGCACAAGCCGGGCTCTTGTTTGAAGTCGCTCCGGGAGGAGTAACAGTAACTAACCCATCGCCTTATCATGTTACTTTGGCAGGATTAACGATGGGGATGCAGCCTATTACTATTCGCCAGCAAGAAGCGATGTTGGCTCCTTTCAGTGAACGCACCTATCCGACAACGGTAAAAAATGGGGCGATAGCGTGGACCACAATCAATGATTTAGGGGGCTATGATGTTCATCAAGTCCCACGCTAA
- a CDS encoding fimbrial protein, with amino-acid sequence MALKIARAFVGVWGVLLPLCAPAGTNSVTVQFEASLYTKTCKIDVRPNALIEYGSVQVDTIIKNDAGTTQSLNRDIVLTLTECSGPGTLANSHVVVTGPTVTVNGHALFKASGTAGGVGIQLLADGIAKTDGDEVWLLNSTSTENDTRTLTAALSCGHCTNVNDMAVGDMRATMTFTVLTY; translated from the coding sequence ATGGCTCTAAAAATTGCGCGGGCTTTCGTCGGAGTTTGGGGGGTATTACTGCCATTATGCGCACCAGCAGGCACTAACTCCGTGACCGTTCAGTTCGAAGCTTCCTTGTATACCAAGACCTGTAAAATTGACGTTCGCCCTAATGCCTTAATTGAATACGGGTCGGTTCAGGTAGATACGATAATCAAAAATGATGCTGGGACAACCCAGAGTCTTAATCGCGATATCGTGTTAACTCTCACTGAGTGCAGTGGTCCAGGGACATTAGCGAATAGCCATGTGGTGGTGACGGGACCAACGGTGACCGTCAACGGGCATGCCCTTTTTAAAGCCAGTGGTACTGCAGGAGGCGTGGGTATCCAATTGCTTGCCGATGGTATCGCGAAAACCGACGGCGATGAAGTGTGGTTATTAAACAGTACGAGTACCGAAAATGATACACGTACGTTGACTGCGGCACTTTCTTGTGGTCATTGCACAAATGTTAATGACATGGCGGTGGGCGATATGCGCGCCACGATGACGTTTACGGTATTGACGTATTAG
- a CDS encoding fimbrial biogenesis chaperone translates to MPFILCKQATLGLSLLALMSLLSLPSVFAAGLRLDQSRIIVQANQPQQAVTIENDSDKLYLIQTNVRDKTPDGEVSSLWLVTPPLFRLASNSQQSVKILPQAGIESLPTDRESLFYFSATALPAIPKPVDGAPSVAQISVATRLVVKLFYRPQTLPMTYEQASSQVTFTQSGHTLCVDNPTPYYLTFSTLHTAERPLPFPAGLMLAPFSRYTLGVSEPIQRIQWRTLNDYGGSTPQFDTQVQRGGNKC, encoded by the coding sequence ATGCCCTTTATTTTGTGTAAACAGGCAACGTTAGGTTTGAGTCTGCTGGCACTGATGAGTCTCTTATCCCTACCATCGGTATTTGCGGCAGGATTGCGCTTAGACCAAAGCCGGATCATCGTTCAGGCAAATCAACCGCAACAGGCCGTGACGATAGAGAATGACAGTGACAAGCTGTATCTGATCCAAACCAACGTGCGAGATAAAACGCCTGACGGTGAGGTGTCGAGCTTATGGCTCGTGACACCGCCGTTATTTCGGTTGGCGTCTAACAGCCAGCAATCGGTGAAAATATTGCCTCAAGCGGGGATAGAAAGCCTGCCAACGGATCGCGAATCCCTGTTTTATTTCAGTGCAACGGCGTTACCGGCTATACCCAAACCGGTGGACGGTGCTCCATCCGTTGCCCAGATATCGGTGGCTACTCGCTTAGTCGTCAAATTGTTTTATCGACCACAGACGTTACCAATGACGTATGAGCAAGCATCGAGCCAAGTCACCTTTACTCAATCGGGTCACACCCTCTGCGTTGATAATCCGACCCCGTATTATCTGACGTTCAGTACACTGCACACGGCTGAGCGCCCATTGCCGTTTCCGGCTGGTTTGATGTTGGCTCCATTTAGTCGCTATACACTGGGTGTCTCTGAGCCTATTCAACGTATACAGTGGCGTACACTGAATGATTACGGCGGCAGTACCCCCCAATTTGACACCCAAGTACAACGTGGAGGCAACAAATGTTAA
- a CDS encoding fimbrial biogenesis chaperone: protein MLIRLQRWTWGVGMWILAVSLPLSAQQDSGLRFSTARVVYQQSDKGGAYAELENSSAAPYLIQSWLTSVDPDTGLPNPQRGEGMDSPFMVTPPLTRLAPGERYRWRIQRVNEGQLPVDKESVFYIALKAIPTTNNQGGQAGEFVLSPVIYLKMLYRPQRLENTRIDNVVSQLRFERQGEYLVVNNPTPLSMTFASLQVGDYSIPDTALSRMVSPFSEQRYPLPKNAKGDVFWRALNEYGLATKIEQGRLTAKEPQ from the coding sequence ATGTTAATTCGCCTTCAACGATGGACTTGGGGGGTTGGCATGTGGATTTTGGCCGTGAGTCTGCCTTTATCTGCGCAACAAGACAGTGGGTTACGCTTTTCTACCGCCCGCGTCGTTTATCAACAAAGTGACAAAGGGGGCGCGTATGCAGAGTTAGAAAATAGTTCAGCAGCACCTTATTTGATACAAAGTTGGCTAACATCGGTCGACCCGGACACTGGCTTACCTAATCCACAACGAGGTGAAGGAATGGACTCCCCGTTTATGGTGACACCACCGCTCACGCGTTTAGCACCGGGAGAGCGTTATCGTTGGCGCATTCAGCGGGTAAATGAAGGGCAGTTACCCGTGGATAAAGAATCCGTTTTTTACATCGCGCTAAAGGCCATTCCCACGACCAACAATCAGGGAGGGCAAGCAGGCGAATTTGTGTTAAGCCCCGTGATTTATCTCAAGATGTTATACCGCCCTCAACGTCTTGAGAATACTCGCATCGATAATGTCGTCAGTCAGTTACGCTTTGAACGGCAAGGGGAATACTTGGTCGTGAATAATCCCACCCCGTTATCGATGACGTTTGCCAGTTTGCAAGTTGGGGACTATTCCATTCCGGATACGGCCTTAAGTCGGATGGTTTCACCTTTCAGTGAACAACGTTATCCGTTGCCCAAAAATGCAAAAGGTGACGTTTTCTGGCGGGCGCTCAATGAATATGGATTGGCCACGAAAATTGAACAAGGTCGACTGACCGCCAAGGAGCCCCAATGA
- a CDS encoding fimbria/pilus outer membrane usher protein — translation MTDFHLQNNRRPWTLLNICALSVSMGLSIGGQAETYFDPALLNLPAGVDPQQIDLSTFSQPDHIPAGRYMVTLLINQQVIGQREIAFTATPEGRVTPDITPALLTESGVNVAAIPKLNALASDTKIEDLSAWIPAAQVQFDMAKLRLNLSVPQVAMRPDYRGYIDPTLLDQGITAFLLNYQLSGGRQWMSGKSNGLKSQNDNAFVNLNGGLNLGAWRLRSTMTYTDTSTTQAGVTTRARHTNFNNTHLMRDIQRFDAEFLVGESSTGNAVFDSLPFKGIKLASNEQMLPSSLRGFAPDIRGVAQSNARITIRQNGNTVYQTYVAPGPFNINDLYATGSAGDLEVTVTEEDGTTRTFTQAFSSLPVMLRPGGVKYEMTAGQYNGGITVGSKAADFVQATLIYGLPQSITLYGGALAARQYYAVMLGTGISLGPFGALSSDITHTRAELSEATKEGQSYRLRYSKNLLETGTSIDLTALRYSTKDYYSFADFNQAGYQVKQGFAPWLTSRQRSSFQTYINQSFGEWGGIFLQGMREDYWGTEQTITTLGFGYNGSVKGVNYALSYSISRAEGDGDWPENRQIALNINVPFDLFSHQPLLQDIQSSYQMTHDNHGRTYQQFGINGRLLDNALTYQLTESGDNQSQHNISTLNVGYQGDNGYFGGGYSYGSDMQSINLSANGGIVAHSGGITLSRFLGSSVALIDAPDAKGATLNGGSATVGGWGYAVVPYLMDYSKNVVSLDVNTLPENVASEETAVNLYPTKGAVVKAHFQTKKGYQALLTLKSDEVIPLGAVVVVNHEDETPNQNTGIVGDNGQVYLSGLPETGTLMVQWGNTTSQYCRANFNLAMATDSPYSSIRQLTITCNTMTGTSRVGAHK, via the coding sequence ATGACTGATTTTCATCTGCAAAATAACCGCAGGCCATGGACTCTACTGAATATCTGTGCGCTAAGCGTGTCAATGGGGTTATCGATTGGGGGGCAGGCGGAGACCTATTTTGACCCTGCGTTATTGAACCTGCCTGCAGGCGTTGATCCGCAGCAAATTGATTTATCAACGTTCAGTCAACCGGACCATATCCCGGCAGGACGCTATATGGTGACATTGCTCATTAATCAACAAGTTATCGGACAACGTGAAATTGCCTTTACGGCAACGCCTGAAGGAAGAGTGACCCCCGATATTACCCCTGCACTGCTCACTGAATCCGGGGTTAATGTGGCGGCTATCCCGAAGTTAAACGCTTTAGCCTCTGACACCAAAATTGAGGATTTGTCGGCATGGATCCCCGCCGCTCAGGTGCAGTTTGATATGGCAAAGCTGCGTTTAAACCTGAGTGTGCCCCAAGTGGCTATGCGTCCAGATTATCGTGGTTATATTGACCCGACGTTATTGGATCAAGGGATCACGGCGTTTCTCTTAAATTACCAATTGAGTGGTGGGCGTCAATGGATGAGTGGCAAATCGAATGGGCTTAAAAGTCAAAATGATAATGCGTTTGTCAACCTGAATGGCGGTCTAAATTTAGGGGCATGGCGACTGCGTAGCACCATGACCTATACCGATACCAGTACCACTCAGGCGGGGGTCACAACACGCGCGCGGCATACCAACTTTAACAATACGCATCTTATGCGGGATATTCAGCGCTTTGATGCTGAATTTTTAGTGGGTGAAAGCAGTACGGGGAATGCTGTTTTTGATAGCCTACCTTTTAAAGGGATTAAATTAGCGTCCAATGAGCAAATGCTACCGAGCAGTTTACGCGGATTTGCACCGGATATCCGCGGAGTTGCCCAATCGAATGCGCGTATCACTATCCGTCAAAATGGTAATACCGTTTACCAGACCTATGTTGCACCTGGGCCATTTAATATCAATGACTTGTATGCGACTGGTTCGGCAGGGGACTTAGAGGTCACTGTCACGGAAGAAGATGGTACGACCCGCACTTTTACCCAAGCTTTTTCCAGTTTACCAGTCATGTTACGCCCTGGTGGTGTTAAATATGAAATGACAGCAGGCCAATATAATGGGGGGATCACGGTGGGTTCGAAAGCGGCTGATTTTGTGCAGGCGACCCTTATCTATGGTTTACCGCAGTCCATCACCTTGTACGGAGGTGCGCTAGCCGCGAGGCAATACTACGCTGTGATGCTGGGAACGGGGATATCGTTAGGGCCATTCGGGGCGTTGTCAAGTGATATCACGCACACGCGTGCTGAATTATCGGAGGCGACTAAAGAGGGGCAGTCGTATCGACTGCGTTACTCGAAAAACCTGCTTGAAACCGGCACTTCTATTGATTTAACTGCACTGAGATATTCCACGAAAGATTATTACAGTTTTGCGGATTTTAACCAAGCGGGCTATCAGGTGAAGCAAGGATTTGCACCTTGGCTGACGTCACGTCAGCGCAGCAGTTTTCAAACCTACATTAACCAGTCATTTGGGGAGTGGGGGGGGATTTTTTTACAGGGTATGCGAGAAGATTATTGGGGAACTGAGCAAACTATCACGACTTTAGGTTTTGGCTACAACGGAAGTGTTAAAGGCGTGAACTATGCCCTCAGTTACAGTATTAGCCGCGCAGAAGGGGATGGGGATTGGCCCGAAAATCGGCAAATTGCGTTGAATATCAATGTTCCCTTTGACTTATTTAGTCATCAACCACTATTGCAAGATATCCAAAGTAGCTACCAAATGACGCATGATAACCACGGGCGAACTTACCAACAATTCGGGATCAATGGGCGATTGTTGGATAATGCATTGACTTACCAATTAACGGAAAGTGGGGATAATCAGTCTCAGCATAATATCAGCACGCTGAATGTCGGCTATCAGGGCGATAACGGTTATTTTGGGGGCGGATACAGTTACGGTAGTGATATGCAGTCGATAAACCTCAGTGCAAATGGTGGAATTGTTGCACACTCAGGGGGGATAACACTGAGCCGATTTTTGGGCAGTTCAGTCGCGCTGATAGACGCCCCGGATGCAAAAGGAGCCACCTTAAATGGCGGCAGTGCCACAGTCGGGGGATGGGGTTATGCGGTGGTACCTTATTTAATGGATTACAGTAAAAACGTGGTCAGTTTGGATGTGAATACATTACCGGAGAATGTGGCGAGTGAAGAGACCGCGGTCAATCTTTACCCTACCAAAGGCGCGGTAGTTAAAGCCCATTTTCAGACGAAAAAAGGGTATCAAGCCTTGCTGACCTTAAAAAGTGACGAGGTTATTCCGTTGGGCGCGGTGGTTGTCGTCAATCATGAGGATGAGACACCCAATCAGAATACCGGGATTGTGGGGGATAATGGGCAAGTTTATCTGTCAGGATTACCGGAGACTGGAACCTTGATGGTGCAGTGGGGTAATACAACGTCTCAATATTGTCGTGCGAATTTTAACTTGGCAATGGCCACTGATAGTCCATATTCTTCAATACGTCAATTGACGATTACCTGCAATACAATGACAGGGACTTCACGCGTAGGAGCACACAAATGA
- a CDS encoding helix-turn-helix domain-containing protein: protein MSVLIGGRVRNIRKSKGISGAQLGKMLQLSQQQISRYERGINQISVDCLYKISMILDVNVLLLLVIEQEDVYVPNFNLKKYEAFYNN from the coding sequence ATGAGTGTACTTATTGGAGGGAGAGTAAGGAATATTAGGAAATCAAAAGGGATATCGGGGGCACAACTTGGGAAAATGCTACAACTGAGCCAACAACAAATATCGCGATATGAACGAGGTATAAATCAAATTAGCGTCGACTGTTTATATAAAATAAGTATGATTTTAGACGTCAATGTTTTACTTTTATTGGTGATTGAACAAGAGGACGTTTACGTCCCAAATTTTAATCTTAAAAAATACGAAGCATTTTACAATAACTAA
- the istB gene encoding IS21-like element helper ATPase IstB, which produces MNLQSERITDACRQLGLYALPESWPRIAEKHLAQEGSYADFIEKLLTEELNAKMQRTKAALLKFAGLPNIKTLEEYDFNFASGVPKAQLIELSGLSFIERHENVVMLGPSGVGKTHLAIALGYKAIMSNVKTRFITAADLMLQLGTAHNQGKLKAYLQRVVMSPKLLIIDEIGYLPFGREEANLFFNVIAKRYEKGSTLLTSNLPFSQWAGAFANDTTLTAAMLDRLLHHCHVIQISGESYRLKDKRKIGIAPIVSEV; this is translated from the coding sequence GTGAATTTACAATCTGAGCGGATTACTGATGCTTGTCGACAACTCGGGCTCTACGCATTACCGGAAAGTTGGCCTAGGATTGCTGAAAAACACCTAGCACAAGAAGGGTCGTATGCTGACTTTATTGAAAAACTTCTTACCGAGGAACTCAATGCTAAGATGCAGCGTACTAAGGCAGCATTATTGAAGTTTGCAGGGTTACCCAATATCAAAACACTTGAGGAATATGACTTTAACTTTGCTAGCGGTGTGCCTAAAGCCCAACTGATTGAATTATCAGGTCTCAGTTTTATTGAACGTCATGAGAACGTTGTTATGCTGGGCCCGAGTGGTGTTGGAAAAACACATTTAGCTATCGCGCTGGGTTATAAAGCGATCATGTCCAATGTAAAAACGCGATTTATTACCGCTGCAGATTTAATGTTGCAATTGGGAACGGCCCATAATCAAGGTAAATTAAAAGCTTACCTACAACGGGTCGTTATGAGCCCCAAGCTCCTCATTATTGATGAGATTGGTTATTTACCTTTTGGTCGAGAGGAGGCTAATCTCTTTTTCAACGTAATTGCAAAGCGGTACGAGAAAGGGAGTACGTTATTAACCAGCAACTTGCCCTTCAGTCAATGGGCAGGCGCATTTGCCAATGATACGACATTGACAGCAGCGATGTTAGATAGGTTACTACATCATTGCCATGTTATTCAAATTAGTGGTGAAAGCTACCGTTTAAAAGATAAGCGTAAAATAGGCATTGCACCAATAGTATCTGAAGTGTAG
- the istA gene encoding IS21 family transposase, with amino-acid sequence MLTQERVVTIKVLKQQGKSIKRIARETGLARNTIKKYLQRTDTKPVYQRKAHRPSKLDPFKDYIQSRIDAAHPDWIPASVLYEELLALGYQGKRRILSGYLAALKPKALPEPLVRFETEPGKQLQVDFTIIRRGKQALKAFVATLGYSRASYVHFYDNERTDAWIDGLVRSFEFFGGVPHEVLFDNAKAIILERDAYRIGEHRWNPKLLSLAQDYGFNLTVCRPYRAKTKGKVERFNRYLKSSFVVPLQATLRMSELQLDVQTANGYIGYWLTQVANARVHGTTGEVPNQRLITEQNGLLPLPIKFGNVYGYQRINTMPMPFESLQHPLSVYDQLLQGAL; translated from the coding sequence ATGTTAACTCAGGAGAGGGTTGTGACGATAAAAGTTCTCAAACAACAGGGCAAATCGATCAAAAGGATTGCTCGTGAAACAGGTCTAGCGCGCAATACTATTAAAAAGTATTTGCAACGTACTGATACAAAACCTGTTTATCAGCGTAAAGCTCATCGACCAAGTAAATTGGATCCATTTAAAGATTATATTCAGTCTCGGATTGATGCGGCTCATCCTGATTGGATACCTGCATCCGTTCTTTATGAAGAACTCCTTGCTTTGGGGTATCAAGGAAAACGTCGAATATTGAGTGGATATCTTGCAGCTTTAAAACCTAAAGCATTGCCTGAGCCACTTGTGCGATTTGAAACAGAGCCAGGAAAGCAATTGCAAGTTGATTTTACCATTATTCGGCGAGGTAAACAGGCATTAAAGGCCTTTGTTGCAACGCTTGGTTATTCTCGCGCCAGTTATGTTCATTTTTATGACAATGAACGAACTGATGCGTGGATTGATGGATTGGTACGTAGTTTCGAGTTTTTTGGTGGTGTTCCTCATGAAGTCCTTTTTGATAACGCAAAGGCGATCATCCTTGAGCGTGATGCTTACCGAATAGGAGAGCATCGTTGGAACCCTAAACTTTTATCTCTTGCTCAGGATTATGGTTTTAACCTAACCGTTTGTCGTCCTTATCGCGCTAAAACAAAGGGGAAAGTTGAACGTTTTAACCGTTACCTAAAATCAAGCTTTGTTGTGCCATTACAAGCAACATTAAGGATGTCAGAGTTACAACTCGATGTCCAAACTGCAAATGGTTATATCGGTTACTGGTTGACTCAAGTTGCCAATGCAAGAGTCCACGGTACAACTGGTGAAGTACCGAACCAACGATTAATCACAGAGCAGAATGGCTTACTGCCATTGCCGATAAAGTTTGGCAATGTTTATGGCTATCAGAGGATAAATACAATGCCGATGCCATTTGAAAGTCTACAGCATCCACTTAGCGTCTATGATCAACTTTTACAGGGGGCATTGTGA
- the lysC gene encoding Rz1-like lysis system protein LysC translates to MLLVMLLSSCTTTRIEYVQTPSVPIPDHLLNDCLPEYIPEAFPWGDSLLINESLLTVIEQCNLDKKAIREIEAVRNNLKLY, encoded by the coding sequence ATGCTCCTCGTGATGCTACTGTCGAGCTGTACAACCACGCGGATAGAATACGTTCAAACGCCGTCAGTGCCCATTCCAGACCATTTACTCAATGATTGTTTGCCTGAGTACATCCCTGAGGCATTTCCTTGGGGTGACTCTTTATTGATAAATGAGTCACTACTAACAGTTATCGAGCAATGTAATTTAGACAAAAAGGCCATTCGAGAGATTGAAGCGGTTAGAAATAATTTAAAATTATATTGA
- a CDS encoding antirestriction protein ArdA, translating to MRITATASPCLKSGVISVFITNLGKYNEGELVGEWLELPATSKEIEHCLMRIGIDGIQYEEYFLTDYEFSIYGLSSYISEYSLLGELNELATQLAILSPDEIDLYQAAIEIGSSASSIHDLIYLADNLDSFQQLAGVNNEYDLGYYWIEESGCYDLAQLGHLSHYFDYERYGRDVCLEQGGIFHSGGYVYHTSG from the coding sequence ATGCGTATAACAGCGACGGCTTCCCCATGCCTAAAATCAGGGGTAATTTCTGTTTTTATTACGAACTTAGGAAAATATAACGAAGGTGAACTGGTTGGTGAGTGGCTTGAGCTTCCAGCAACCTCAAAAGAGATCGAACACTGTTTAATGCGGATTGGCATTGATGGTATTCAGTATGAAGAGTATTTCTTGACGGACTATGAATTCTCAATTTATGGCCTTTCGTCGTACATTTCAGAATACAGCCTTTTAGGTGAGTTGAACGAATTAGCCACGCAATTAGCCATATTATCGCCTGATGAAATTGACCTTTATCAGGCGGCAATTGAAATCGGTTCTTCAGCGAGTTCAATCCATGATTTAATTTATTTAGCGGATAATTTAGATTCTTTCCAGCAATTAGCTGGAGTCAATAATGAATATGATTTAGGTTATTACTGGATAGAAGAAAGTGGTTGTTATGATTTAGCACAACTGGGTCATTTATCCCATTACTTTGACTATGAACGCTATGGACGTGATGTTTGTCTTGAACAAGGAGGAATTTTTCACAGTGGAGGATATGTTTATCATACGAGTGGGTAG
- a CDS encoding ATP-binding protein codes for MNNIIIDRLSIDTGVSSTFLEEALTKDITTLEAIFDLVDNSIDAARDLLIEQKCSRGDDNLPSSYSGFYICIRIDEDSLRVLDNCSGIDRDTLSTRTLYTNKPSEHEYGIGLYGIGLKRSMLKMGTEFSFYVDNGIEGFKSHFNNKAIGGGKDSPVYADVVPTKLRKKSLFNVSNIKSEIKNDFHNSKWFDNAIKEFSNRYSIYIKKGLKIVLHHVKNKVRKNIEGVSPSLKLDGKFLPTKKCLYIQGVDVIIESGIHSEYIFPGEEGHSIANNKKLTDSFGIYFSCNDRVIVAASTEKVHGWATKWHSEYNGYVCWVKFISKNAGLLPWNTAKSALRTDSALFLEVREQLQPIADQYRSAIKQRYLSKSKNNFQNVEEADNKIDNKSTKNEKVEKSEEKIPSKNISSKKDKIKARPNVDLPRNRDILVDWGVTDIIIPEKRNKEYHIFYELCQLKSKDEPITCVVMLRVFLETTTKEVMKCINSKPQNSLAKNSAYIASVLNERKYITEAVKLLIERYGRTNEDSLLSINNIQSLVHSVDFNTEKTLVNRYWDDLKPFLEGCWKLINDYDIK; via the coding sequence ATGAATAATATAATTATAGACCGTTTATCAATTGATACTGGTGTTAGCTCAACATTTCTAGAAGAAGCTTTAACGAAGGATATTACAACATTAGAAGCAATTTTTGATCTAGTTGATAATTCAATTGATGCAGCAAGAGATTTATTAATTGAACAAAAATGTTCAAGGGGAGATGATAATTTACCATCATCTTATTCAGGATTTTATATATGTATTAGGATAGATGAAGACTCTCTTCGTGTGTTGGATAATTGTTCCGGTATTGATAGAGATACACTTTCTACTAGAACGTTATATACTAACAAGCCCTCTGAACATGAATATGGAATTGGCTTATATGGGATAGGCCTAAAACGCTCTATGTTAAAAATGGGAACTGAGTTTTCATTTTATGTCGATAATGGTATAGAAGGATTTAAATCTCACTTTAATAATAAAGCAATTGGTGGCGGTAAAGACTCCCCAGTATATGCTGATGTGGTACCCACAAAATTAAGAAAAAAATCTTTATTTAATGTGTCAAATATAAAAAGTGAAATTAAAAATGATTTCCATAATTCAAAGTGGTTTGATAATGCAATTAAAGAATTTTCTAATAGATATTCTATTTATATAAAAAAAGGATTGAAAATAGTTTTACATCATGTAAAAAATAAAGTTAGAAAAAATATAGAGGGTGTATCTCCAAGTTTAAAATTGGATGGAAAGTTTCTTCCTACAAAAAAATGTCTTTATATACAGGGTGTTGATGTAATCATAGAAAGTGGTATTCATAGTGAGTATATTTTCCCCGGTGAAGAAGGGCATAGCATAGCTAATAATAAAAAGTTGACGGATTCATTTGGTATTTATTTTTCTTGTAATGACCGAGTCATTGTAGCTGCTAGCACCGAAAAAGTTCACGGTTGGGCAACTAAGTGGCATTCTGAATATAATGGTTATGTCTGTTGGGTTAAATTTATATCAAAAAATGCAGGGTTACTCCCATGGAATACTGCTAAATCAGCATTACGAACTGACAGTGCATTATTTCTTGAAGTAAGAGAACAATTGCAGCCAATAGCAGATCAATATAGATCTGCTATTAAGCAGCGTTACTTATCTAAAAGCAAAAATAATTTTCAGAATGTAGAAGAAGCTGACAATAAAATAGATAATAAAAGCACTAAAAATGAGAAAGTAGAAAAATCAGAAGAAAAGATACCCTCAAAAAATATTTCAAGTAAGAAAGATAAGATTAAAGCTAGGCCTAATGTAGATTTGCCAAGAAATCGAGATATTTTAGTCGATTGGGGCGTTACTGATATTATTATTCCAGAAAAAAGAAATAAAGAATATCATATATTCTACGAACTGTGCCAATTAAAATCTAAAGATGAGCCAATAACATGTGTTGTTATGTTGAGAGTTTTTTTAGAGACAACTACAAAAGAAGTCATGAAATGTATAAATTCAAAACCACAAAATAGTTTAGCAAAAAATTCTGCATATATCGCTAGTGTATTAAATGAAAGGAAATATATAACAGAAGCAGTTAAATTATTAATTGAGAGATATGGGCGTACTAATGAAGATAGCCTTCTATCAATTAATAATATACAGTCTTTGGTCCACTCTGTTGACTTTAATACAGAAAAAACCCTTGTTAATAGATATTGGGATGATTTAAAACCTTTTCTTGAAGGGTGCTGGAAGCTAATAAACGATTATGATATTAAATGA